One Curtobacterium sp. MCLR17_007 DNA window includes the following coding sequences:
- a CDS encoding amidase, with product MFELHHLSAQDLWDWIRRGDTTAREATDHYLARIARLDGELGAFVTVTADAARERADRLGLLVPTSRPLWGLPSGDKDLYDRAGVPTRSGTASLPPRPAAADHPLVAAMDAAGAVSLGKTASPEFGMSSSSETAFGVTRNPYDTHRAPGGSSSGAAVAVAAGLLPAAVGSDGGGSVRIPAAATGLVGLKPSRGRVPSMPGRSGVGGLSVAGPITRTVADAGMYLDALVAPTGLDEPTPYALVTPDVGDGPFTAAAVRGEGRFVLGVLDGSPWDDTVDVVVDPAARAAVDTAVRVLGELGHGVEDVAMPRVPYGDPFRVAWESSAARLPLVPGIDLDALTPLVSWLVARGRTLTGTDVLDAMTALDTFSVALIRAFHRFDAVLTPTLALTPRPLGWYGTDPEEDFRRQCAYSPWTSMANVAGLPAITLPVGVTADDHPDGGGLPMGVQLIGRPGGERSLLAIGAQLERRVRWQRRHPAGW from the coding sequence GTGTTCGAACTCCACCACCTGTCGGCGCAGGACCTCTGGGACTGGATCCGCCGCGGCGACACCACGGCCCGCGAAGCCACCGACCACTACCTGGCCCGGATCGCGCGGCTGGACGGCGAGCTCGGCGCGTTCGTGACGGTCACCGCGGACGCCGCACGCGAGCGGGCCGACCGTCTCGGACTTCTGGTGCCGACGTCCCGGCCGCTGTGGGGCCTGCCGTCCGGCGACAAGGACCTGTACGACCGGGCCGGTGTGCCGACCCGGTCCGGGACCGCCTCGTTGCCGCCGCGACCGGCTGCAGCCGACCACCCGCTCGTCGCCGCGATGGACGCGGCGGGCGCGGTGAGCCTCGGCAAGACGGCGAGCCCCGAGTTCGGGATGTCGTCGTCGTCCGAGACGGCGTTCGGCGTGACGCGGAACCCGTACGACACGCACCGCGCGCCGGGCGGGTCGTCGAGCGGTGCGGCCGTCGCCGTGGCCGCCGGACTCCTGCCGGCCGCCGTCGGGTCGGACGGCGGCGGATCGGTGCGCATCCCGGCCGCCGCGACCGGACTCGTCGGGCTGAAGCCGAGCCGCGGACGGGTGCCGTCGATGCCGGGCCGCAGCGGGGTCGGCGGGCTGTCCGTCGCCGGCCCGATCACCCGCACCGTCGCGGACGCGGGCATGTACCTCGATGCCCTGGTCGCGCCGACCGGCCTGGACGAACCGACCCCGTACGCCCTCGTGACGCCCGACGTTGGCGACGGCCCCTTCACCGCGGCGGCCGTCCGGGGCGAGGGACGCTTCGTGCTCGGGGTCCTGGACGGGTCGCCGTGGGACGACACCGTCGACGTCGTGGTCGACCCCGCGGCACGTGCGGCGGTCGACACCGCCGTGCGGGTGCTCGGCGAGCTCGGGCACGGGGTCGAGGACGTCGCGATGCCCCGCGTGCCCTACGGCGACCCCTTCCGCGTCGCCTGGGAGTCGAGCGCGGCGCGGCTGCCGCTCGTCCCGGGCATCGATCTCGACGCCCTGACACCGCTGGTCTCGTGGCTCGTCGCCCGTGGCCGGACACTGACCGGCACGGACGTGCTCGACGCGATGACGGCGCTCGACACGTTCTCGGTCGCGCTCATCCGTGCGTTCCACCGCTTCGACGCCGTCCTGACGCCGACGCTCGCGCTCACCCCGCGGCCGCTCGGCTGGTACGGCACCGATCCGGAGGAGGACTTCCGGCGCCAGTGCGCGTACTCGCCGTGGACCTCGATGGCGAACGTCGCGGGGCTGCCGGCGATCACGCTGCCCGTCGGGGTCACCGCGGACGACCACCCGGACGGCGGCGGCCTGCCGATGGGGGTGCAGCTGATCGGCCGACCCGGTGGCGAGCGGTCCCTGCTCGCGATCGGGGCGCAGCTCGAGCGGCGTGTGCGGTGGCAGCGGCGACACCCGGCCGGGTGGTGA
- a CDS encoding YigZ family protein: MARRYPSTIAAAVEHEIVITRSRFLTHVVPASDPAEADRVITDIRKRAWDARHHCSAMVTGVLGDQARSSDDGEPSGTAGVPMLEVLRRRELTDVVAVVTRWFGGVKLGAGGLVRAYSTSVSEALDRATVLHRAALIDVSVDVPHADAGRIDNVLRDWVVRHRAVLGATSYGTEATFSVSVPHADVAVLRADLAAASGGVLDPVEGAERIVDVPAGQFPAGSSGT; this comes from the coding sequence ATGGCCCGCCGCTACCCGTCCACGATCGCGGCAGCCGTCGAACACGAGATCGTCATCACCCGGTCGCGGTTCCTCACGCACGTGGTGCCCGCGTCGGACCCAGCCGAGGCTGACCGGGTGATCACGGACATCCGCAAGCGGGCGTGGGACGCGCGGCACCATTGTTCGGCGATGGTGACCGGGGTCCTCGGCGACCAGGCGCGGTCCTCCGACGACGGGGAGCCTTCCGGGACCGCCGGCGTCCCGATGCTCGAGGTCCTGCGCCGGCGCGAACTGACCGACGTCGTCGCGGTCGTCACGCGCTGGTTCGGCGGCGTGAAGCTCGGTGCCGGTGGCCTGGTCCGCGCCTACTCGACGTCGGTGTCCGAGGCGCTCGATCGGGCGACGGTCCTGCACCGCGCGGCCCTGATCGACGTGTCGGTGGACGTCCCGCACGCCGACGCCGGTCGCATCGACAACGTCCTGCGGGACTGGGTCGTGCGGCACCGGGCGGTCCTCGGTGCGACGTCCTACGGCACCGAGGCGACGTTCTCCGTGTCCGTGCCGCACGCCGACGTCGCCGTGCTGCGCGCCGACCTGGCCGCGGCGTCAGGAGGCGTGCTCGATCCCGTGGAGGGCGCCGAGCGCATCGTGGACGTGCCGGCCGGGCAGTTCCCCGCGGGGTCCTCGGGAACGTGA
- a CDS encoding MarR family transcriptional regulator, whose amino-acid sequence MTAPLTAQEQRLWHAWKTAAEQVRQRVADDVKAGSGLSDQDFGIVTRLVELGDGELRQNDLGALLQWDRTRLSHQLTRMEKRGLLSRRSVEGGVLVRVTDEGADLVRVARPIHAAAVREHLLSRTDGIEHSSLLHVLEQLALD is encoded by the coding sequence ATGACCGCACCGCTGACCGCGCAGGAACAGCGCCTCTGGCATGCGTGGAAGACCGCTGCGGAACAGGTCCGGCAGCGCGTGGCCGATGACGTCAAGGCCGGCTCGGGGCTGTCCGACCAGGACTTCGGGATCGTGACTCGCCTGGTCGAGCTCGGGGACGGCGAACTCCGCCAGAACGACCTCGGCGCCCTGTTGCAGTGGGACCGCACGCGGCTCTCCCACCAGCTCACACGGATGGAGAAGCGCGGCCTCCTGAGTCGTCGATCCGTCGAGGGTGGCGTCCTCGTCCGTGTCACCGACGAGGGGGCAGACCTCGTTCGCGTCGCTCGTCCGATCCACGCCGCCGCAGTTCGCGAGCACCTCCTGAGCCGCACCGACGGCATCGAGCACTCGTCTCTGCTTCACGTGCTCGAACAGCTCGCGCTCGACTGA
- a CDS encoding SDR family NAD(P)-dependent oxidoreductase: MTTHSHTRKIALVTGGNKGIGFAIVRQLALAGFTVLLGSRSTVAGQEAAGTLDGDVRPVALDVTRQDQVDALASQVSAEFGHLDVLVNNAGVNTLTFHPMDHLPKPTEETVDDIRNVYEVNVFAVVRMMSAFLPLLMEADAPRVVNVTSKRGSIGEAGAWVGQPSMAYSSSKTALNALTVHYAREFADTALKVNGAAPGHVATDFNDFRGTRTPDEGAAVAVCLATLPADGPTGVIIEDDRQLAW, translated from the coding sequence ATGACAACACACAGCCACACCAGGAAGATCGCACTCGTCACCGGCGGCAACAAGGGCATCGGCTTCGCCATCGTGCGACAGCTCGCGCTCGCCGGGTTCACCGTGCTCCTCGGTTCGAGGAGCACGGTCGCCGGGCAGGAAGCCGCAGGGACGCTCGACGGTGACGTCCGACCCGTCGCGCTGGACGTGACCCGGCAGGACCAGGTGGACGCACTCGCCTCGCAGGTCTCGGCCGAGTTCGGACACCTCGACGTGCTGGTCAACAACGCCGGCGTGAACACCCTCACCTTCCACCCGATGGACCACCTCCCGAAGCCCACCGAGGAGACGGTCGACGACATCAGGAACGTGTACGAGGTCAACGTGTTCGCGGTCGTGCGGATGATGAGCGCGTTCCTTCCGCTGCTGATGGAAGCCGACGCACCGCGCGTGGTGAACGTCACGAGCAAGCGTGGTTCCATCGGCGAAGCGGGCGCCTGGGTCGGGCAGCCGTCGATGGCGTACTCCAGCTCGAAGACGGCCCTCAACGCGCTGACGGTCCACTACGCCCGCGAGTTCGCCGACACGGCACTGAAGGTCAACGGCGCAGCCCCTGGGCACGTCGCCACCGACTTCAACGACTTCCGCGGAACGAGGACCCCCGACGAAGGGGCTGCTGTCGCTGTCTGCCTCGCCACCCTGCCTGCCGACGGCCCCACCGGCGTGATCATCGAGGACGACCGGCAACTCGCCTGGTGA
- a CDS encoding MFS transporter: MATARTLISSAPKPFRSATARYRDVLGRPGARAFFIPAGLARLGVAMTGLGLLFSVQNATGSFAAAGTATATFAIAEAVAGPQVARLVDRWGQAVTVPVVVLVHAAAIAAAISFAGIAPISVTLAAVVVAGGAMPQPGALAAARWSALVTEPAALRTAFSLEASVNDVVFLSGPVLVTLASTTLVPWAGSVAAVTLVSAGCAALALHRSTGPPARPARGRAAGRTRSSLRAPRFLAVLGVNLGLGCFFGAVPLLVTATATAGGLRPLTGFVLALSSAASMVAGLGYGALRTTPRPTTVQLLATILLTVGVLVAVVWPTLLGLSVMLVVGGSAVAPLLASSSQIVQATVVPSERTQAFTWINSASASGIALGAALTGTVVATSGTQAATTLVLVLVLTAVAAAVLAARRNGAWEQP, translated from the coding sequence ATGGCGACTGCGCGCACCCTCATCTCCTCGGCACCCAAGCCGTTCCGGTCGGCCACCGCCCGGTACCGCGACGTCCTCGGTCGACCCGGTGCACGGGCGTTCTTCATCCCAGCCGGCCTGGCTCGCCTCGGCGTGGCGATGACAGGACTCGGACTGCTGTTCTCGGTCCAGAACGCGACGGGGTCGTTCGCAGCTGCGGGCACGGCGACTGCCACGTTCGCGATCGCGGAGGCCGTGGCCGGTCCACAGGTCGCGCGCCTCGTCGACCGGTGGGGCCAGGCGGTCACGGTCCCGGTGGTCGTCCTCGTCCATGCCGCGGCGATCGCCGCGGCGATCTCCTTCGCCGGGATCGCGCCGATCAGCGTCACCCTGGCTGCGGTCGTCGTCGCGGGAGGAGCGATGCCGCAACCGGGCGCACTGGCAGCGGCCCGGTGGTCGGCGCTCGTCACGGAACCGGCGGCACTCCGCACTGCCTTCTCGCTCGAAGCGAGCGTCAACGACGTCGTCTTCCTGTCCGGTCCCGTGCTCGTCACCCTCGCGAGCACAACCCTCGTCCCGTGGGCGGGTTCGGTCGCGGCGGTCACGCTCGTCAGCGCCGGCTGTGCGGCGCTCGCGCTGCACCGCAGCACCGGTCCGCCTGCGCGCCCGGCACGAGGGCGGGCCGCGGGCCGCACGCGGAGTTCACTCCGTGCCCCACGGTTCCTGGCGGTGCTCGGGGTGAACCTCGGACTGGGATGCTTCTTCGGGGCGGTCCCACTGCTCGTGACCGCGACCGCGACTGCCGGAGGGCTGCGGCCGCTCACCGGATTCGTGCTCGCGCTCTCCAGCGCCGCGAGCATGGTCGCCGGGCTCGGCTACGGCGCGCTCCGGACCACGCCCCGGCCGACGACCGTCCAGCTGCTCGCAACGATCCTGCTCACCGTGGGCGTGCTCGTCGCTGTCGTCTGGCCCACACTCCTCGGCCTCTCGGTGATGCTGGTCGTCGGTGGGAGCGCCGTCGCACCGCTGCTCGCCTCGTCCTCGCAGATCGTCCAGGCGACGGTCGTCCCGTCGGAGCGCACCCAGGCCTTCACCTGGATCAACTCGGCTTCCGCGTCCGGGATCGCGCTGGGTGCAGCACTCACCGGGACGGTGGTGGCGACCAGTGGGACGCAGGCGGCCACGACGCTGGTCCTGGTCCTCGTCCTGACAGCAGTCGCAGCCGCGGTCCTGGCCGCTCGACGGAACGGGGCGTGGGAACAGCCCTGA
- a CDS encoding GrpB family protein: protein MGNVEVVEYRSLWRVRFAELRDAYAAALEASGVVVRGIEHVGSTAVPGLAAKPMIDVDVVVAAADVAAAVRALASIGFRVSAGGDVPGRVAFVTPERFRPSNTYVVVAGSLALRNHLAVRDNLRADDALRDEYAEIKRDAAARASDLDDYRAMKDAVLGRILRRAGLSAEDLAGITAANRAIADRGALG from the coding sequence GTGGGGAACGTCGAGGTCGTCGAGTACCGGTCGCTGTGGCGGGTCCGGTTCGCGGAGCTCAGGGACGCGTACGCAGCGGCGCTCGAGGCCTCGGGTGTCGTGGTGCGCGGGATCGAGCACGTCGGCAGCACCGCAGTCCCGGGACTCGCGGCGAAACCGATGATCGACGTGGACGTCGTCGTCGCGGCTGCCGACGTCGCTGCGGCGGTCCGAGCGCTGGCGTCGATCGGGTTCCGGGTGTCTGCCGGGGGAGACGTCCCCGGACGCGTGGCCTTCGTGACGCCCGAGCGCTTCCGGCCGAGCAACACGTACGTCGTGGTCGCCGGGTCGCTTGCACTGCGCAACCACCTGGCCGTCCGGGACAACCTGCGGGCCGACGACGCGCTCCGCGACGAGTACGCAGAAATCAAACGGGACGCCGCCGCTCGGGCGTCGGACCTCGACGACTACCGCGCGATGAAGGACGCCGTGCTCGGTCGGATCCTGCGGCGGGCCGGGCTCTCCGCGGAGGACCTCGCCGGGATCACCGCCGCGAACCGTGCGATCGCGGATCGGGGTGCGCTCGGCTGA
- a CDS encoding ABC-F family ATP-binding cassette domain-containing protein: MTATLVAKGLAGGYAARTLFDSLDLTVAPGDVIGVVGVNGAGKSTLLRLLAGVDEPLAGTVSLAPADAFVGWLPQEHERVAGETVSDYLARRTGCAEATAEMDTAAAALGDPDVGDDAGDRYSVALDRWLASGAADLDERAPAVLADLGLTLGSAEGSVTAESLMTSLSGGQAARVGLAALLLSRFDVVLLDEPTNDLDLDGLARLETFVHGLRGGVVLVSHDREFLARSVTAVLELDLAQSSNRLFGGGYDAYLEEREIARQHKRDAYDEFAATKADLVSRARTQREWSSQGVRNAMKKAPDNDKIRRKAASESSEKQAQKVRQMESRIARLDEVDEPRKEWQLEFTIGQAPRSSSVVATLSDATFTQGDFTLGPVSLQVDGGDRIGITGPNGAGKSTLLRALLGTQAPTTGTASTGSSVAVGEIDQARGRFVGTEPLAAVFESLVPEMATAEVRTLLAKFGLRADHVGRASGELSPGERTRAGLALLQARGVNVLVLDEPTNHLDLAAIEQLEQALESYDGTLLLVTHDRRMLETVRLDRQWLVQAGRVTER, encoded by the coding sequence ATGACCGCCACGCTCGTCGCCAAGGGCCTCGCCGGCGGCTACGCCGCACGCACGCTGTTCGACTCCCTCGACCTGACCGTCGCGCCCGGCGACGTGATCGGCGTCGTCGGGGTCAACGGCGCCGGCAAGTCCACGCTGCTCCGACTGCTCGCGGGCGTGGACGAACCCCTCGCCGGCACGGTCTCGCTGGCCCCGGCAGATGCCTTCGTCGGGTGGCTGCCCCAGGAACACGAGCGGGTCGCAGGCGAGACGGTGTCCGATTACCTCGCGCGTCGCACGGGCTGCGCGGAGGCGACGGCCGAGATGGACACCGCGGCCGCGGCACTCGGTGACCCGGACGTGGGCGACGACGCCGGTGACCGGTACTCCGTGGCGCTCGACCGGTGGCTGGCCTCGGGGGCAGCCGACCTCGACGAACGCGCCCCGGCGGTGCTCGCCGACCTCGGGCTGACGCTCGGGAGCGCCGAGGGCTCGGTGACCGCCGAGTCGCTCATGACGTCGCTGTCCGGGGGGCAGGCGGCGCGGGTGGGCCTGGCGGCGCTGCTGCTCTCGCGGTTCGACGTCGTGCTGCTCGACGAGCCCACGAACGACCTCGACCTGGACGGCCTGGCCCGCCTCGAGACCTTCGTGCACGGGTTGCGCGGCGGCGTGGTGCTGGTCAGCCACGACCGCGAGTTCCTCGCCCGGTCGGTCACCGCGGTGCTCGAGCTCGACCTGGCGCAGTCGTCGAACCGGCTGTTCGGCGGCGGGTACGACGCGTACCTCGAGGAGCGCGAGATCGCCCGGCAGCACAAGCGGGACGCGTACGACGAGTTCGCGGCGACGAAGGCCGACCTGGTCTCACGGGCCCGGACGCAGCGCGAATGGTCGAGCCAGGGTGTCCGGAACGCCATGAAGAAGGCGCCGGACAACGACAAGATCCGCCGCAAGGCCGCGTCCGAGTCGAGTGAGAAGCAGGCCCAGAAGGTCCGGCAGATGGAGTCGCGCATCGCCCGACTGGACGAGGTCGACGAACCGCGCAAGGAGTGGCAGCTCGAGTTCACGATCGGGCAGGCCCCGCGGTCCTCTTCCGTCGTCGCCACCCTGTCCGACGCGACCTTCACCCAGGGTGACTTCACGCTCGGCCCGGTGTCGCTGCAGGTCGACGGCGGCGACCGCATCGGCATCACGGGGCCGAACGGCGCGGGCAAGTCCACCCTGCTCCGCGCGCTGCTCGGCACCCAGGCGCCGACGACCGGCACCGCGAGCACGGGGTCCAGCGTCGCGGTGGGCGAGATCGACCAGGCCCGCGGCCGCTTCGTCGGCACGGAGCCCCTCGCCGCGGTGTTCGAGTCGCTGGTGCCTGAGATGGCCACCGCCGAGGTCCGCACGCTGCTGGCCAAGTTCGGCCTCAGGGCGGACCACGTCGGCCGTGCGTCCGGCGAGCTCTCCCCCGGGGAACGCACCCGTGCCGGGCTGGCGCTCCTGCAGGCCCGGGGCGTGAACGTCCTGGTCCTCGACGAGCCGACCAACCACCTCGACCTGGCCGCCATCGAGCAACTCGAACAGGCACTGGAGTCCTACGACGGCACCCTCCTGCTCGTCACGCACGACCGTCGGATGCTCGAGACGGTCCGCCTGGACCGCCAGTGGCTGGTGCAGGCGGGCCGCGTCACGGAACGGTAG
- a CDS encoding L,D-transpeptidase yields MRRTTWIAAGAAGVVAVGIVVAVVAGTASGPTETAAAPTRSATPRPTPTPTPTLAAVPSAPSSAELAALPLAYHDGVIPQLLDGTTVHPETTWEIATPTAPLVALYASPAADATPVATLSTTVSTIDTPAATAVWGRSAGADGGMLLVSTPARNRTPGDGGDPQAPSATFAWARAADFTVTGTDRMIRVDVAAGTVSVVGKDGSVSATEAARLGTPDDPTPTATSTYVEAAYVDTRVTYTQGNPIILTGAHSSRIPSYGGNAALTALHFYPDPTGSSHGCVRISAAMTKTLAQLPVGTAIQFT; encoded by the coding sequence ATGCGGCGCACCACCTGGATCGCGGCCGGAGCGGCGGGGGTCGTCGCGGTCGGGATCGTCGTCGCCGTCGTGGCCGGCACCGCGAGCGGCCCCACCGAGACTGCCGCTGCGCCCACACGCTCGGCGACCCCGCGACCGACACCGACGCCGACACCGACACTCGCCGCCGTCCCCTCAGCCCCGTCGTCGGCCGAGCTCGCCGCGCTGCCGTTGGCGTACCACGACGGGGTCATCCCGCAGCTGCTCGACGGCACCACCGTGCACCCCGAGACCACGTGGGAGATCGCCACGCCGACGGCCCCGCTCGTCGCGCTGTACGCCAGCCCCGCTGCCGACGCCACCCCGGTCGCGACGCTGTCGACGACGGTGTCCACGATCGACACGCCGGCTGCGACGGCCGTGTGGGGTCGGTCCGCCGGCGCGGACGGGGGGATGCTGCTCGTCTCCACCCCGGCGCGGAACCGGACGCCGGGCGACGGCGGCGATCCCCAGGCGCCGAGTGCGACGTTCGCGTGGGCCCGGGCCGCGGACTTCACCGTCACCGGGACCGACCGGATGATCCGCGTCGACGTCGCAGCCGGCACGGTCTCGGTCGTCGGGAAGGACGGCTCCGTGTCGGCGACCGAGGCAGCACGACTCGGGACGCCCGACGACCCGACGCCGACGGCGACCTCGACGTACGTCGAAGCGGCGTACGTCGACACTCGCGTGACGTACACGCAGGGCAACCCGATCATCCTGACCGGGGCGCACTCGTCCCGCATCCCGTCGTACGGTGGGAACGCGGCCCTGACGGCGCTGCACTTCTACCCGGACCCGACGGGCAGCTCCCACGGCTGCGTCCGCATCTCGGCCGCGATGACGAAGACGCTCGCGCAGCTGCCGGTCGGCACCGCGATCCAGTTCACCTGA
- a CDS encoding gluconokinase, with amino-acid sequence MSDLDARVLVVMGVSGSGKSTVAAMIADRLGWDFAEGDAMHPPANVAKMQAGTPLDDEDRWPWLDVVAAWIRDHLASGRHGVVTCSALKRSYRDVLRAPGVVFVHVAGDGTLIEDRMAARSGHFMPTALLASQLATLELPQPDEAHITVAADRTPQEECDEVIERLGLAPTVR; translated from the coding sequence ATGAGCGACCTCGACGCACGAGTCCTGGTCGTGATGGGCGTCTCCGGGTCGGGCAAGTCCACCGTCGCCGCGATGATCGCCGACCGCCTGGGCTGGGACTTCGCCGAGGGCGACGCCATGCACCCGCCCGCGAACGTCGCGAAGATGCAGGCGGGGACCCCGCTCGACGACGAGGACCGCTGGCCGTGGCTCGACGTGGTCGCCGCGTGGATCCGCGATCACCTGGCATCCGGCAGGCACGGTGTCGTGACCTGTTCCGCGCTGAAGCGTTCCTACCGCGACGTGCTCCGTGCGCCCGGAGTGGTGTTCGTGCACGTGGCCGGCGACGGCACCCTGATCGAGGACCGGATGGCCGCGCGCTCCGGCCACTTCATGCCGACCGCCCTGCTCGCGTCGCAGCTGGCGACCCTCGAGCTGCCGCAGCCGGACGAGGCGCACATCACCGTCGCTGCGGACCGCACGCCGCAGGAGGAGTGCGACGAGGTCATCGAGCGCCTCGGGCTCGCACCGACCGTCAGGTGA
- a CDS encoding SLC13 family permease, with protein MPHLPTAGGALLAAGTETVKAAGPVPQLVIAALIGVVVIIVLITWLKIHPFVALTIGALGVGIGAGLAPEKAVTSFGDGFGATMTSVGILVGLGSMFGKMLVDSGAADRVVDTLVRRSSAAALPWTMALIGALIGLPMFFEVGLVLLIPIIVLVAKRSDVPIMKIAVPALVGLSTMHAFVPPHPGPLVAIATVGANLGTTLAFGIVLAIPVIILAGPVFARFAARWVDIPAPDLFGSRGSAGDTGSGPRDPAHEGREARRGPATQDTASLPNGKSDFTRVISEPRSPSFTVALVGILLPVVLMLAQAIREATVPDASGTWVGLLDFLGTPMIAIGIAALYAIVFFAIGGGMDRSAVAKSLESALPPVAGVLLIVGAGGGFKQVLIDTGIGGVIADAVKDSGVSVLLVAWVVSALVRVATGSATVATVTAAGIMAPIAHDLSSPVVSLLVLAIGAGSVFLSHVNDAGFWLVKGYLNTTVGQTFKTWTVLECLISVLGLLGVLLAGVFIR; from the coding sequence ATGCCTCATCTCCCGACCGCCGGCGGCGCACTGCTCGCCGCGGGGACCGAGACCGTCAAGGCCGCCGGTCCCGTCCCACAGCTCGTGATCGCCGCGCTGATCGGCGTGGTCGTCATCATCGTGCTGATCACCTGGCTGAAGATCCACCCCTTCGTCGCGCTCACGATCGGCGCACTCGGGGTCGGCATCGGTGCGGGACTCGCGCCGGAGAAGGCCGTCACGAGCTTCGGGGACGGCTTCGGCGCCACGATGACGAGCGTCGGCATCCTGGTCGGGCTCGGGTCGATGTTCGGCAAGATGCTCGTCGACTCCGGCGCCGCCGACCGCGTGGTCGACACCCTGGTGCGCCGGTCGTCGGCGGCGGCGCTGCCGTGGACGATGGCGCTCATCGGCGCACTCATCGGCCTGCCGATGTTCTTCGAGGTCGGCCTGGTCCTGCTCATCCCGATCATCGTCCTGGTCGCGAAGCGCAGCGACGTCCCGATCATGAAGATCGCGGTGCCGGCACTGGTCGGCCTGTCCACCATGCACGCCTTCGTCCCGCCACACCCCGGCCCGCTCGTCGCGATCGCCACGGTGGGCGCGAACCTCGGCACGACCCTGGCGTTCGGCATCGTGCTGGCGATCCCCGTCATCATCCTGGCCGGGCCGGTGTTCGCCCGCTTCGCGGCCCGCTGGGTCGACATCCCCGCGCCCGACCTGTTCGGCTCGCGCGGGTCGGCGGGGGACACCGGGTCCGGTCCCAGGGACCCTGCACACGAGGGCCGGGAGGCTCGGCGCGGCCCCGCCACCCAGGACACCGCGTCCCTGCCGAACGGCAAGAGCGACTTCACCCGCGTGATCAGCGAACCGCGCAGCCCGTCTTTCACCGTCGCGCTCGTCGGCATCCTGCTGCCGGTCGTGCTCATGCTGGCCCAGGCGATCCGCGAGGCCACCGTGCCCGACGCCTCCGGCACCTGGGTCGGCCTGCTCGACTTCCTCGGCACCCCGATGATCGCGATCGGCATCGCGGCGCTCTACGCCATCGTGTTCTTCGCGATCGGCGGCGGCATGGACCGTTCCGCCGTCGCCAAGTCCCTCGAGAGCGCGCTGCCACCGGTCGCCGGGGTGCTGCTCATCGTCGGCGCGGGTGGTGGGTTCAAGCAGGTGCTCATCGACACTGGGATCGGCGGGGTCATCGCCGACGCGGTCAAGGACTCCGGCGTCTCCGTCCTGCTCGTCGCCTGGGTCGTCTCGGCCCTGGTCCGCGTGGCCACCGGTTCTGCAACGGTCGCGACCGTCACGGCGGCCGGGATCATGGCGCCGATCGCGCACGACCTGTCGTCACCCGTCGTGTCACTCCTGGTGCTCGCGATCGGAGCGGGCTCGGTGTTCCTGTCACACGTCAACGACGCCGGGTTCTGGCTGGTGAAGGGCTACCTGAACACCACCGTCGGTCAGACCTTCAAGACCTGGACGGTGTTGGAGTGCCTGATCTCCGTCCTCGGGCTGCTCGGCGTCCTGCTCGCCGGGGTGTTCATCCGATGA
- a CDS encoding FCD domain-containing protein, which produces MTTPRGLHAHVLDTLGERIVSGDVPPGTVLRPEDVAAEFGVSRSVVREALRVLQSLGLVEPRQRVGTQVLPTTAWELLSPAVIRWRGGPATYFAQQRELLELRLGIEPVAAGLTAARGDAVTEAVLDAALEMVDAAARRDGRAYLEADVRFHRALLVGSGNAVFGHFAGTVEALLRTRTGESRDTITRWTDAAAARHEAFGRAVAAGDAAAAGSAATALLSVTRDEFIAEAPADPAR; this is translated from the coding sequence ATGACCACGCCCCGGGGCCTGCACGCGCACGTGCTCGACACGCTCGGCGAACGCATCGTGTCCGGCGACGTCCCGCCCGGCACGGTCCTGCGTCCCGAGGACGTCGCGGCGGAGTTCGGCGTGTCCCGGTCCGTCGTGCGCGAGGCCCTGCGGGTCCTGCAGTCCCTCGGGCTCGTCGAGCCGCGACAGCGCGTCGGGACCCAGGTGCTGCCCACGACCGCGTGGGAGCTCCTCTCCCCCGCCGTCATCCGGTGGCGCGGCGGACCCGCGACCTACTTCGCCCAGCAGCGGGAGCTGCTCGAACTCCGACTCGGCATCGAGCCCGTCGCCGCCGGGCTGACCGCCGCACGCGGCGACGCGGTGACCGAGGCCGTGCTGGACGCGGCGCTCGAGATGGTCGACGCGGCCGCTCGGCGCGACGGGCGCGCGTACCTCGAGGCCGACGTGCGCTTCCACCGCGCCCTGCTGGTGGGTTCGGGCAACGCCGTGTTCGGGCACTTCGCCGGCACGGTCGAGGCACTGCTCCGCACCCGCACGGGTGAGTCGCGGGACACGATCACCCGGTGGACCGACGCCGCCGCAGCACGACACGAGGCCTTCGGGCGTGCGGTGGCGGCCGGGGACGCCGCGGCAGCCGGGTCGGCGGCGACCGCGCTGCTGTCGGTCACGCGGGACGAGTTCATCGCCGAGGCGCCGGCGGATCCGGCGCGGTAG